A stretch of DNA from Terriglobales bacterium:
TAAAGGCTATATGGGATGATGAAACCGGAAATGACGAAGAAGATGTGAACGCCCAGCCAGCCGTACTTGGCCGACCATCGCAGGAAGGTGTCCTGACCCGAGACAAAGTGGTACCAGCAGACGGCGAACGCAGCGAATCCGCGCAGCGCGCCCACGATACCTATCTTCAATTTGGGTCGTTCGAGCACCAATCAGAATAGCATCCTGCCGACCCCGCTCTTGTGCGCATCCTCACCGGCTTCCGGTTGACAGCTCATGGCTAAGTTCTTTAGAACTGCGGCAAGCCCGGAGACGAATCCCATGAAGCGAACCCTCGCGATGGTTCTGGCAGTAGTCGCCTTTGTATCCATTGTTACAGCCCAGCAGCGCACCAACACCCCTGCCATTACCTACATCCGGGCAGGCCGATTGTTTGACGCGACCGGCGATAAGTTGAGAACGAACGTGGTCATTATTTTGGAAGGCGACCGCATTCGGCAGGTTGCGCCAGCCAACGAGGTTCAGATCGCCCCGGGAGCTACGCTCGTGGATCTCTCCAATGCCACCGTCCTGCCTGGGCTCATCGATTGCCACACCCATCTCGGCTCTCGCGCCGACCATTACGCCGAGATCTACGACTTCAAGGACACACCTTTCGACAGCGCTTTCAACGGCGTCCTGAATACTCGCAAGACCCTGATGGCCGGGTTTACCACCGTTCGCGACCTCGGTTCCATCGCATTCCTCGGAGTTGACTTGCGAAACGCGGTCAACCGTGGCGACCTGATTGGACCTCGCATCGTCGCCTCCGGACCAGGTATCTCGATCACCGGAGGCCATGGAGACCTCAACAACTATGCGCCTCAGGTGGAGTACAAGTGGTTTCCCGAAGAGCGCGGCTTTGCCATCGCCGATGGTACCGATCAGATGCGCCACACCATTCGCGCGCAGGTGAAATACAACGTTGACCTTATCAAGGTCATATCGACCGGAGGCGTGCTCTCAAAGGGCGACGATCCCGGCGCGCCGCAGTACACCCTCGATGAGTTGAAGGCTGCCGCCGACGAGGCGCACATGGCCGGACGAAAGATTGCGTCGCATGCTCATGGCCCGGAAGGCATCAAGCGTGCCATTTTGGCCGGCGTCGATTCCGTTGAGCACGCGTCTCTCGTGGATGACGAGGGCATCAAGTTGGCGAAGGAACGTGGGACCTATTTTGTGATGGACATCTACAACGACGATTACCTGCTCGGGAAAGCGATTGAACTCGGCCTGCCCAGGGAGAACATCGAGAAGGAAAAGATTGTGGGCCGCCTCCAGCGGGAGAACTTCCAGAAAGCGTTCAAAGCCGGAGTGAAGATGGCTTTCGGTACGGATGCCGGCGTGTATCCACACGGCGATAACGCCCGGCAGTTCGCTTTCATGGTGCGTTTCGGTATGACTCCCGCCGAGGCGATCCGTGCCGCAACCTTCAACGCCGCCGACCTCCTCGGCCGGTCGAAAGACATCGGCACGATTGAAGCAGGAAAGCTGGCGGACCTCATCGCCGTAACCGGCGACCCGCTCCAGGATGTGCGCGTGCTCGAGAATGTCGGCTTCGTGATGAAAGGCGGCGTGATCTACAAGGATGTGGTGACGGGTAAAAACCTCGCCGTGGCGGCCGACTAGATCTTTTTGGCTTGTGGACCATCCGTTGGGAGCGCCAGCAAAAGACTGCCAATGCTTTGCTTCTTCACTGGATGGCGTACATCAGGAGCAATCTCCGCCAAAGGCTCCAGCACGAATCGGCGCTCGTGCATCGCCGGATGCGGAATGACAAGGTTCGGAATCTTCAATACTTCGTCACCGAACAAAAGAATATCGATATCGATGATCCGTGGGCCCTTCGGTTGTGTCCGTTCCCGTCCCATCTTTCGCTCAATGCCGAGCACAGCGGTGAGCAGGTCCCGCGGCATCTGGTTCGTTTTGAG
This window harbors:
- a CDS encoding amidohydrolase family protein; its protein translation is MKRTLAMVLAVVAFVSIVTAQQRTNTPAITYIRAGRLFDATGDKLRTNVVIILEGDRIRQVAPANEVQIAPGATLVDLSNATVLPGLIDCHTHLGSRADHYAEIYDFKDTPFDSAFNGVLNTRKTLMAGFTTVRDLGSIAFLGVDLRNAVNRGDLIGPRIVASGPGISITGGHGDLNNYAPQVEYKWFPEERGFAIADGTDQMRHTIRAQVKYNVDLIKVISTGGVLSKGDDPGAPQYTLDELKAAADEAHMAGRKIASHAHGPEGIKRAILAGVDSVEHASLVDDEGIKLAKERGTYFVMDIYNDDYLLGKAIELGLPRENIEKEKIVGRLQRENFQKAFKAGVKMAFGTDAGVYPHGDNARQFAFMVRFGMTPAEAIRAATFNAADLLGRSKDIGTIEAGKLADLIAVTGDPLQDVRVLENVGFVMKGGVIYKDVVTGKNLAVAAD
- the folK gene encoding 2-amino-4-hydroxy-6-hydroxymethyldihydropteridine diphosphokinase — translated: MAKLPDECSNICVSETAYLSLGSNIGDREGNLREAIRCLSEFGEVRKVSSFYETEPVEFTEQPWFLNCAVELKTNQMPRDLLTAVLGIERKMGRERTQPKGPRIIDIDILLFGDEVLKIPNLVIPHPAMHERRFVLEPLAEIAPDVRHPVKKQSIGSLLLALPTDGPQAKKI